One Enterobacter asburiae genomic window, AGCATCGTCAAAACGTGTTCAGCGGACATACTTAACTCTCCAGATTGGTCATTGTCGTCGTGGTAACGAGGTCTTCAATTTCTGTTTGTACTGGCTGTTGCCATGTATTTTTTATAAAGCGAAATCTGTGCCAACTTTTAAAACACCCCAAAAAGGCGTTATCATGCGCACCATAGTGCAAAAGGGCTGCACCACGATGGATTTGTTGCACCAGTATAGTGCTTCAATGTGAACATTGAGCACCATATTGGTGCAATTTACGTTAAAGTGCCCTTTTACCGCTCCGTGAAAGCGATCACAAAGCATCTCTGCAATACTTGTTTGCGGGGGATGTTTGTGATCCTGTTTTGTAGTGCGATTAATCCGTGTACAATAACGCGCTATTTCTAAATGCCTGAGGCAAAGTTGTGATCGAAAATTTGCGTAACATCGCCATCATCGCGCACGTAGACCATGGTAAAACTACCCTGGTTGACAAGCTGCTGCAGCAATCCGGTACGTTTGATGCGCGTGCCGAAACCCAAGAACGCGTGATGGACTCCAACGATTTGGAGAAAGAGCGTGGGATTACTATCCTCGCGAAAAACACCGCGATTAAATGGAATGACTACCGTATCAACATCGTTGATACCCCAGGGCACGCCGACTTCGGTGGTGAAGTTGAACGTGTAATGTCCATGGTAGACTCCGTTCTGCTGGTCGTTGACGCAATGGATGGCCCAATGCCACAGACGCGCTTCGTGACCAAAAAAGCTTTTGCCCATGGTCTGAAGCCAATCGTTGTTATCAACAAAGTTGACCGCCCTGGCGCGCGTCCTGACTGGGTTGTCGACCAGGTCTTCGACCTGTTCGTTAACCTCGACGCGACCGACGAGCAGCTGGACTTCCCTATCGTTTACGCCTCTGCGCTGAACGGTATCGCAGGTCTGGACCACGAAGACATGGCTGAAGACATGACCCCGCTGTATCAGGCGATTGTTGACCGTGTTCCTGCGCCAAACGTCGATCTCGACGGCACCCTGCAGATGCAGATCTCTCAGCTCGACTACAACAACTACGTTGGCGTAATCGGCATTGGTCGTATCAAGCGCGGTAAAGTGAAGCCTAACCAGCAGGTTACTATCATCGATAGCGAAGGCAAAACCCGTAACGGTAAAGTCGGTAAAGTACTGACTCACCTGGGTCTTGAGCGTATCGAGAGCGACATCGCTGAAGCAGGCGACATCATCGCTATCACCGGTCTGGGTGAACTGAACATCTCCGACACCATCTGCGATCCGCAGAACGTCGAAGCACTGCCAGCCCTGTCCGTTGATGAACCAACCGTATCCATGTTCTTCAACGTCAACACCTCTCCGTTCTGTGGTAAAGAAGGTAAGTTCGTTACCTCTCGTCAGATCCTTGACCGTCTGAACAAAGAGCTGGTGCACAACGTTGCGCTGCGCGTTGAAGAAACCGAAGACGCTGATGCATTCCGCGTTTCGGGTCGTGGTGAGCTGCACCTGTCTGTTCTGATCGAAAACATGCGTCGTGAAGGTTTCGAAATGGCGGTTTCCCGTCCGAAAGTAATCTTCCGCGAAATCGATGGCCGTAAACAAGAGCCGTTCGAAAACGTAACGCTGGACGTTGAAGAGCAGCACCAGGGTTCTGTGATGCAGGCACTGGGTGAGCGTAAAGGCGACCTGAAAAACATGAATCCAGATGGCAAAGGCCGCGTACGTCTTGACTACGTGATCCCAAGCCGTGGTCTGATCGGCTTCCGTTCAGAGTTCATGACCATGACCTCCGGTACCGGTCTGCTGTACTCCACCTTCAGCCACTACGACGACGTTCGTCCGGGCGAAGTGGGCCAGCGTAACAACGGCGTGCTGATCTCCAACGGTCAGGGTAAAGCGGTTGCGTTTGCGCTGTTCGGTCTGCAGGATCGCGGTAAGCTGTTCCTGGGTCACGGTGCTGAAGTTTATGAAGGCCAGATCATCGGTATTCACAGTCGTTCTAACGACCTGACCGTAAACTGCCTGACCGGTAAGAAACTGACCAACATGCGTGCGTCCGGTACTGACGAAGCAACGGTTCTGGTTCCACCGATCAAGATGACTCTGGAGCAGGCTCTGGAATTCATCGATGATGACGAACTGGTAGAAGTGACTCCACAGTCAATTCGTATCCGTAAACGTCACCTGACCGAGAACGATCGTAAACGTGCTATGCGCGGTGCGAAAGAAGAGTAATACGGTCAATCCGTAGTAAAAAA contains:
- the typA gene encoding ribosome-dependent GTPase TypA, translating into MIENLRNIAIIAHVDHGKTTLVDKLLQQSGTFDARAETQERVMDSNDLEKERGITILAKNTAIKWNDYRINIVDTPGHADFGGEVERVMSMVDSVLLVVDAMDGPMPQTRFVTKKAFAHGLKPIVVINKVDRPGARPDWVVDQVFDLFVNLDATDEQLDFPIVYASALNGIAGLDHEDMAEDMTPLYQAIVDRVPAPNVDLDGTLQMQISQLDYNNYVGVIGIGRIKRGKVKPNQQVTIIDSEGKTRNGKVGKVLTHLGLERIESDIAEAGDIIAITGLGELNISDTICDPQNVEALPALSVDEPTVSMFFNVNTSPFCGKEGKFVTSRQILDRLNKELVHNVALRVEETEDADAFRVSGRGELHLSVLIENMRREGFEMAVSRPKVIFREIDGRKQEPFENVTLDVEEQHQGSVMQALGERKGDLKNMNPDGKGRVRLDYVIPSRGLIGFRSEFMTMTSGTGLLYSTFSHYDDVRPGEVGQRNNGVLISNGQGKAVAFALFGLQDRGKLFLGHGAEVYEGQIIGIHSRSNDLTVNCLTGKKLTNMRASGTDEATVLVPPIKMTLEQALEFIDDDELVEVTPQSIRIRKRHLTENDRKRAMRGAKEE